In Chitinophaga nivalis, a single genomic region encodes these proteins:
- the fabD gene encoding ACP S-malonyltransferase, whose protein sequence is MSHKTVFMYAGQGSQYYQMGRALYEKEAVFRRHMDQLDQYHQQLTGTALCNIIYDESKKSTQPFAVTRFTHPAIFMVEYALTQTLLQRGIVPDIVVGASMGEFASAVQANILSPEAALEMVVQQARLITDTCEEGEMIAILDTPDLFPELQRVQPGISLVTINNDHHFVIAADKGSSITVRQYLGKRDITFQQLAVTHGFHAAAIAPAAAGFRSAVKNVTLRQPAGTFVSSVTGTVCKGPLPADYFWQAVSTPILFNEALTHILAGNSDDTFHLIDAGPSGTLANIAKRHPAIQSNTTVSAIINVFGNETAHLNKITPKSNVTMHTQSASLRQKTAYLFPGQGSQKKGMGAELFDEFPDLTEKASKILGYSIKTLCLENEDNNLAKTQYTQPALYVVNCLSFLKQQALDGMVPDYLAGHSLGEYCALFAAGVFDFETGLRLVKKRGELMAGMKGGKMAAVIGLKEEEISAVLTREGLTTIDIANLNTPHQIVISGPEQDVLSAQPFFEKAGCSAYVLLNVSGAFHSRMMADSREAFKGFLAQFNFAPVKIPVISNVWARPYDSAAIQQLLTDQITHPVKWTTSIRYLMGKQVENFVEIGPGTVLKNLCTKIMNEATPLIIAEEPAAPPAPVPVSVAAVAPAVPAPAASFTWPVMTAADFGCAEFKADYNLKYAYVSGAMVRGIASRQLVVKMGKAGLMGFFGSGGVPLAEVEQAIQFIQQSLQPHQAYGINLLHGSPENEMVDLLLKYKVRNVEAAAYMEITPALVRFRLKGLRQLPDGKIETDNRIMAKISRPEVAANFLSPAPEKIVQKLLATHSITAAEAQLARYIPMADDICVEADSGGHTDMGVASALIPAISRLRDEHMRQYAYKKKIRIGAAGGIGTPEAALAGFMLGADYILTGSINQCTVESGASEVVKDMLQDINVQDTEYAPAGDMFEMGAKIQVLKKGVFFPARANKLYDLYRNHNAIEEIDEKTKNQLETRYFKRRFSEIYEDVKKYFGPEEILRAENNPKQKMAFIFRWYFGYSSNLAIKGEVDHKTDFQVHCGPALGAFNQWVKGTALENWRNRHIDEISEKIMTEAAQLLNERCQRYFRDKLS, encoded by the coding sequence ATGAGTCATAAAACCGTATTTATGTATGCCGGCCAGGGAAGCCAGTACTATCAGATGGGGCGTGCCCTGTATGAAAAGGAGGCTGTTTTCCGCCGGCATATGGATCAGTTGGATCAGTATCATCAGCAACTCACGGGTACTGCTTTATGTAATATTATTTATGATGAAAGTAAAAAGTCCACACAGCCTTTTGCTGTGACCCGCTTTACACATCCGGCCATTTTTATGGTGGAATATGCCCTGACCCAGACGTTGCTGCAACGCGGTATTGTACCGGATATTGTAGTCGGCGCCAGTATGGGTGAATTTGCCAGTGCCGTACAGGCAAACATCTTATCACCGGAAGCTGCACTGGAAATGGTGGTACAGCAGGCACGTCTGATTACAGATACCTGTGAGGAAGGAGAGATGATCGCCATTTTGGATACGCCTGACTTGTTCCCGGAATTACAACGGGTGCAACCGGGCATAAGTCTGGTGACCATCAATAACGATCATCATTTTGTGATAGCCGCTGATAAAGGCAGCAGTATTACGGTGCGTCAGTATCTGGGGAAAAGAGACATTACCTTTCAGCAACTGGCCGTAACACATGGCTTTCATGCAGCCGCCATTGCGCCGGCGGCTGCGGGATTCCGGTCGGCTGTAAAAAATGTAACGCTTCGCCAGCCAGCGGGCACCTTCGTATCGTCGGTTACCGGCACGGTCTGTAAAGGGCCATTACCGGCTGATTATTTCTGGCAGGCCGTCAGTACGCCTATCCTGTTTAATGAAGCGCTGACGCATATCCTGGCGGGTAACAGCGATGATACCTTTCACCTGATAGATGCAGGTCCTTCCGGAACACTGGCCAATATTGCGAAACGGCATCCGGCCATACAATCAAATACCACAGTAAGTGCCATCATCAATGTTTTTGGCAATGAAACCGCACACCTCAATAAGATAACACCTAAAAGTAACGTAACGATGCACACACAAAGCGCCAGTCTGCGCCAGAAAACTGCTTATTTATTCCCCGGACAGGGTTCTCAGAAAAAGGGTATGGGAGCAGAGTTGTTTGATGAGTTCCCCGATTTAACAGAGAAGGCCAGCAAAATACTGGGCTATTCTATTAAAACATTATGTCTGGAAAATGAAGATAATAACCTGGCGAAAACCCAGTATACCCAACCTGCATTGTATGTTGTCAACTGCCTGAGTTTTTTAAAACAACAGGCCCTGGATGGTATGGTGCCGGATTATCTGGCAGGACATAGTCTGGGTGAGTATTGTGCATTGTTTGCTGCGGGTGTGTTTGATTTTGAAACAGGATTACGGCTCGTCAAAAAGCGGGGCGAATTAATGGCGGGTATGAAAGGTGGAAAAATGGCTGCTGTAATTGGTTTGAAGGAAGAAGAAATCAGTGCGGTACTGACACGAGAAGGCTTGACTACCATTGATATTGCCAACCTGAATACGCCCCATCAGATTGTGATCTCCGGGCCGGAGCAGGATGTACTATCGGCACAGCCGTTTTTTGAAAAAGCGGGATGCAGTGCCTATGTATTGCTCAATGTAAGTGGTGCCTTTCATTCCCGGATGATGGCAGATTCCCGGGAAGCCTTTAAAGGGTTCCTGGCGCAATTCAATTTCGCGCCGGTAAAAATACCTGTTATATCCAATGTGTGGGCACGGCCTTATGATTCCGCTGCCATACAGCAACTATTAACTGACCAGATAACACATCCGGTAAAATGGACCACCTCGATCCGTTACCTGATGGGAAAACAGGTGGAGAATTTTGTGGAAATAGGGCCGGGTACTGTATTAAAAAACCTGTGTACCAAAATTATGAATGAAGCCACGCCATTGATCATCGCAGAGGAGCCGGCAGCACCGCCTGCACCGGTACCCGTGTCTGTTGCTGCGGTAGCACCAGCAGTGCCTGCACCAGCTGCATCGTTTACCTGGCCGGTGATGACTGCTGCGGATTTCGGCTGTGCTGAATTTAAAGCTGATTATAACTTAAAGTATGCCTACGTTTCAGGCGCCATGGTGCGGGGGATTGCTTCCCGGCAATTGGTGGTGAAGATGGGAAAGGCAGGATTGATGGGCTTTTTCGGTTCCGGCGGCGTGCCTTTGGCAGAAGTGGAACAGGCGATACAGTTTATTCAGCAGTCCCTGCAACCGCATCAGGCTTACGGCATCAATTTACTGCATGGGTCGCCGGAAAATGAAATGGTAGACCTGCTGTTGAAATATAAAGTGCGGAATGTGGAGGCAGCAGCCTATATGGAAATCACCCCGGCATTGGTCCGGTTCAGACTAAAAGGATTACGGCAGCTGCCCGATGGAAAGATAGAAACGGATAACCGGATTATGGCGAAGATCTCCCGGCCGGAGGTAGCCGCTAATTTCCTGAGCCCTGCGCCGGAGAAGATAGTACAGAAATTACTGGCTACCCACAGTATTACAGCAGCGGAAGCACAGTTGGCGCGGTACATCCCTATGGCCGACGATATTTGTGTGGAAGCAGATTCCGGCGGACATACGGATATGGGCGTTGCTTCGGCCCTGATTCCGGCCATCAGCCGGTTAAGGGATGAGCATATGCGACAGTATGCCTATAAAAAGAAAATCAGGATCGGCGCCGCAGGCGGCATTGGTACGCCGGAAGCAGCATTGGCTGGTTTTATGCTGGGAGCAGATTATATACTGACCGGATCTATTAACCAATGTACGGTTGAATCAGGGGCGAGTGAAGTGGTGAAGGATATGTTGCAGGATATCAATGTACAGGATACAGAATATGCGCCGGCAGGAGATATGTTTGAAATGGGCGCGAAGATCCAGGTATTGAAAAAAGGGGTTTTCTTCCCTGCCAGGGCCAATAAGCTCTATGACCTGTACCGGAATCACAATGCGATTGAAGAGATAGATGAAAAAACAAAAAATCAGTTGGAGACACGGTATTTTAAAAGAAGGTTTTCGGAAATTTATGAAGATGTGAAAAAGTACTTTGGACCGGAAGAAATCCTGCGGGCAGAAAATAATCCCAAACAGAAGATGGCATTTATTTTCAGATGGTATTTCGGCTATTCCTCTAACCTGGCTATAAAAGGGGAGGTAGATCACAAAACTGATTTTCAGGTACATTGCGGCCCGGCATTGGGCGCCTTTAATCAATGGGTGAAAGGCACTGCGCTGGAAAACTGGCGTAACAGACATATAGATGAAATCAGTGAAAAGATCATGACGGAAGCAGCCCAGTTGCTGAATGAACGTTGCCAGCGTTATTTCCGCGACAAATTATCCTGA